GCATCGAGCGTGATGTCGTCCACCTCGATCCAGCACGCGAACACCGGCTTGCCGTCGATCAGCCGCGGCGGTCCCGCACGGTGAATATGGACTTTCAGGCGATTGAGCAGACGCTCGACCGCGAGCGGAGAAACGGTGATCAGGCGCTTGACGCCGGCAGCCTGCGCGAAGTGGACGATTTGCGCGAGCAGGATGCGCGTATTGCGGTGAGCCCGCTGCAGCGCATCCGGCCCGCCGGACAGGATCGACGACGAAAATCGCGAGATTTCCCACACGTCCGCGCAGCAGGGCGGCGGCGCATCGCCCATCAGGTCGGCGAACACCTCGCCGAGCAGGTAGGGCTTCGTGGTGGGCAGCAGGCGCGCGCATCCGCAAATATCGCCGGACTCCGTCTTGCCGACGACGTAGATCGTATCGGGGCGGTCGAATTGATCGATTTCGAGTCCGTCGACCAACGGCAATGGCCAGCCGAGTTTCTCGATGAATATCGCCCGACGATAATTGCCGAGTGCTGCCTTGACGGTGGAATCCAGTTGCGCGGCGCTTATGACGGTCGTGTCGATCATGTGTGCGTACCCTCTTTAGATGCGCACATTAGAGACGATGCGACGCCTTTGCGAAACTACGATTTTCTACAGGTTTTAAATTTTCAATCCTGAATCAACGGGGCGAGCAATCCGCGCCAATCGAATTTGGCAATCCAATCCAATAGAAATCGCCGGGTATTTTCCGGGCCGAGATCATAGCCTTCGGCGCTGATAATCATCAGATTCGATGCCAGGCTGTCCGGGACGATGCGCAGCGTTTTCTCGACGTCGACGAACCACGACCAGCCGAGCGATGTCGGCGCGGGCCAATGCGCGTCGCTCCATTCGCAATAGCCGGCGCGCAGCGCGCAGATGCCGAGGTCCCAGATTTCCGAGAGGATCTGATCGTCCGCGGCCGCGAACGTCGGCGCGAGCGACACGCGCGCCAGTTGCGGCAGCGACAGACGAACGTATCCGTCCTGGCCGGCGGCGGCCGGTGCGGATGAAGCCGGAGCAGAGCGTTGGGCCACGTGGATCTCCTTCCGACGCGCCGGGCGCGGCCCATCGCCCGCCCGTGCCGGGGGTTAAATGAGCGGCGAGCCGCAACACATGCGCGGCTCGCCGCGGGGCGACGGCGCCGCGGCGGAGCGCGAACGTGACGGTGGCGTGTCCATGCCGAATGACGGGGAATGAAGGGTGAGCGGAAATCGTGCGGTGCCGAACTGCTCGATGCGGCGCGCCGATAAATAATCGACACAGTGCATTTTTGTTCGGCGGATTCTGCCTAATCGATGAGCGATGCGCAAGCCATTAATTGCCTATGCGCATGCAAATCGCCGAGCGTCGCCTGCCTGATGCGAGTGACAAGCGCTTTCCGACAAGAAAGCCGGGCAATGCGGAATTAAACTTGCATTCGATGAGTTGTTTTTTATCGGAAGGCAGCGTGAATTCACGATGAGGCGAGGCGATATTCGCATCGCTTCATTGGGGCGCAACCACGGGATTTTCCGCTTCCCGCGTAAAAGGAGTCATTCGACTATCAGATTTGATAGTTGCTCCGGTCGAGGGTTTGCATTGTACTGACGCGGCTTTGGCGGCCGAACGTCGGCCGGAACACGAACGCTGTCGGATCGCCCGCAATCACGCCGGTCGAACCGAGGAGGATCCGGATGGTTATGTGGTTATTGCAGCTCGCCTTGATCATCGCCGTGTGCGCCTGCTTCGGTTGGCTCGCACAGCGCGTCGGGCAATCGAAAGTGGTCGGCGAACTGGCTGCGGGCATCGCGCTCGGCCCGGCGGCCCTGGGCGCGATCGATTCGAACTTCTACGCAACCGTCTTCGGCCCGGGCGCGTCTACCGGGATGGCGCAACTGGGCGAGGTCGGCGTGATCGCGCTGATGTTTCAGATCGGACTGCACATGAACCTCGGCGGGGCGTCGACGCTGCGGTCGCTGAGAACCATGCCGCCCGCGGTCGTGGTCGCCGGAATCGGCATGCTGCTGCCGATGGCGGGCGGCATCGCGATCGGCTATCTGTCCCACGGCGCGCTCGCGCCGCGGATCGCCGCGCTGCCCTATGTGCTCTTTTGCGGCGTCGCGCTATCGGTTTCCGCGCTGCCGGTGATGGCGAGAATCGTCATGGACATGGAGCTCGTCGACGCGCCGCCGTCGCTGCTCGCGTTGTCGGCCGCGATGCTGACCGACCTGGCGGGCTGGATCATGCTCGCGTTCGTTTCGGCCATCGCGGTTGCCGGCGCGGATGCGTCGGGGCCATCGCATATCGTCGCCGGCATCGCCGTGTTCCTGCTGCTGGCGAAGCTGGTCGCGCGGTTCGTCGTCTCGCCGCTCGCCGCCGACGCGGCGAAGCGGGCGTCGCCCGCGAAGCTGATGAGCGTCGTCGTTCCCTACGTGCTGGTTTGCGCGTGGGCGACGACGGCGATCGGCGTGCACAGCGCGTTCGGCGCGCTGCTCGCCGCCGTGATGCTGCGCGGCGTGCCCGGGCTGCAGGCGCAGTGGGAGCGGCAGATGGAAGGCTTCGTGAACGCGGTGCTGCTGCCCGTGTTCTTCGTCTATTCGGGGTTGCGGGTCACCTTCGACAGCTTCGACGGCGCGTCGCCGTGGCTGTGGTTCGTGCCGTTCCTGTGCGTCGCGTTCGTCGGCAAGTTCGGCGGTGCGTATCTCGGCGCGCGGATCTGCGGGATGAACCGGGGAGATGCGGCGCTCGTCGGCTCGCTGATGAACACGCGCGGGCTCGTCGAGCTGGTCGTGCTGTCGGCGGGGCTGCAGATCCATGCGCTATCGCAGAGCGCCTACGCGGTGCTGCTGCTCGTCGCGCTGACCACGACGGCGATGACGACACCGTTCGTTCGCTTGTGGCGGCGCGCGGTATTGCGTCCGGCTTGATGTCGCGACGATCCGCTGCGGCGGCCCATCATCCTGCACGGCTTTCTCACATGAACAGAAGATCGATCATCGCCGACGACGGACGCGAGCTGAACGCATTCGTCTACGGCGCCAATCCCGATGCGCCGGCCGTCGTGGTCGTGCTGCCGTTCGGCGCCCGGCACGCGATGCTGAGCAGGTTCTACGACGCGCTTCAATCCCGCTTCACCGTCGTGACGTGGGAATCGCGATTCGTGCTGGATGTCGATCGGGACGACGACGATGCCGGCATCGCCGCGCAGACGCATGCGCGCGATCTGGCGAGCGTCATTCGGGCGACGACGGGGCGCGGCCGGAACGTCCCTGTCGACGTGGTCGCCTACTGCTCGGGCGCGGGCGTCGCGCTGCTGGCCGCGCACCATCATCCGGACGCGATCTCGCGCATCGTGCTCGTGAGCGGTGAATATCTGCTGCCGGCCGCCGTCGCGGCGCCCACCGACATCCAGCGCCAGATGGACATCTTCCTGTCGCTCGCGGCGCGCAGCCGTGCGATCGCCGGCTCGATCCAGGAGAAGATCGCGGCGGCGCAGGAGCGGGGGCAGACCGAATTCCAAGCGCATCTGTCCGAGCCGTTTTCATCGGACCTGCACCTCCATCGATACGGGATCAACTACCTGTCGTATCGCGACGTCGACATGATCGAAGTGGCGAAGCAGGTCTCGCATCCGGTGCTGTCGATCGTTTCGACGGAGGACATGCACGTCGGTCCGGCCGGATCGCTCGAGATATCCCGCCTATTGCGTCGTTGCGTGCGCAACGTTTCCGTGGCGGGTGACCATTATGAAATCTGCCGGGGCAACGCCGACATCGTCAAAAGCGTCGTCGAGTTTTTGGACGCCGACGAACCGACGCTTCGCGAGACGCCCTGATGCGGATTCGCCATGCTCCGGCCGAATGAGCGCGCGTGTCCGCCCGGTCCGTCGTTCGCGAGGCACGGGACGCGCTCGAGGCTGCCACGCCCGATCCGTCACAGCATGCCCATCAGCGCCGCCTTGGCCACCGCCTGTATCTTGTTCGTGGAGCCCAGCTTGGAGACGATGTTCTTCACGTGAAAATTGACGGTGCTTTCCGAGATGCTGAGAATCAGCGCGATTTCGTACGCCGTCTTGCCGTCGGCCGTCCACTTCAACACATCGGTTTCCCGGCGCGTGAGGTCCGGATCGAATTCGTCGGCGGCGGGCAGGAACGGCGCCATCGACGCATGGGCGACGTTGGCGAGCCAATGGACGATGCTCTCGTTGCGGAATTTCTCGGCCGTGTCGATCGCGTCCTGCCTTCTCGACAACGACAGCACGCCGATCGTGCCGTCCGCGCCCCTCGACGCGGACGACCAGCCGTGAGCGATGCCGAACGACAGCGCCTCGGCCCAGAACGCGCTCTTCGACGCGTTGGTCGATGCGGACCAGGTCACCGGCCGGTCGCTGCCGAGCGCGGCCTTGACCGCGCTGTCGACGTTGGCGAATCGCGCTTCGATGTAGCGCTCCTGCCACCGGTCGGGATAGTTCGACACCATGAGGATCTGCGGATTGCTGATCGGAAAAGGGCGGCGCATGCCGTAGGCGGCGTATTCGTAGCCCAGGGTGGCGGCCGCGCGGGTCAAGACGGAATTGACGTGCTGTGGGTTCTCACTGCGGGAAAATTCGTTTAGCCAAAATTGAAGAAAATCGTGCATCTCCATATCCTCGCATTGAAATACCGAGAAACAACAGTATTCGGGCGGCGACCTCGATGAAGGTTCGCAGTCCGGTGTCGGTTATTTTTTGGTTCACTCTGGCGGTGAAATGATGTCAGGTAAAGACGGGATCTCGTCCCGACTGCGAAGATATTGCCACAACAATTACAGTTTTGAGTACTCCCGTGCATTTATCGAGCGCCGCATAATTTTCCAAATTAATCATTGGAATTTCCGGTGACATCCGGATTTGAAGCCCGCGTCGGCGAATTTTGGGGATGAACATTTTACTAGTCCGATTTGGCGAAAAATTGACGCAACTTGCAACAATGCCGTGTATTTTTTTGTGAGCGTCGGCGCGTGATCGCCGCTTCGCCACGGGCATTCGAACCGGCCGTGGCGATGCGCCCGACACGTCTGACCGAGTGATCGGAGGCTGATGGAGAACGCGGACGAGTCCGGTGCAAGCGGCCGTCCCGGGCTTTCACGAGTGCCGGGCCGCCCGTCGCCGGGGCCGTCGAAACGGCCGAAACGGCTGGCCTGCGGCGGCTAGCGGTCTATCCGGCAGTGCCGCAGCAGCGCGTCCAGGCTCGGCGCGCGGCCACGGAACGCGATGAACGATTCAAGCGCGGGCCGGCTGCCGCCCGGCTCGAGCACTTCGGTCCGATAGCGCTCGCCGGCTTCCCGCTTTCCCACTTCCGCACGCTCGACGCTCGCTTCCTCGACGGCGGCGTACGCGTCGGCCGCGAGCACCTGCGCCCATTGATAGCTGTAATAGGCCGCGGCATAGCCGCCGGAGAAAATGTGACTAAATGTATTCGCGCTTCGCGCCTGGCGGTCTAGCGGCGTCAATTCATATTTCTGATAAATTTCATGTATCGTGTTTTGCATCGAATTGATTGAATCTATTTCTTGGCGCGAATGCAACGCGATATCCAGCATCGACAACGCGATCTGGTGAGCCATTTCAATGCCCTGGTTGAAATGGCGGGCGGCCAGCATGCGCTCGAACAGCGTATTCGGTAATGGCTCGCCTGTTTCGACGTGAGCGCTCAGCGTGGAAACGACATGCGGGTCCCAGCAAAAATTCTCCATGAATTGCGACGGGAATTCGATTGCATCCCACTCGACGCCGTTCGTGCCCGATATCGCGCTTTCGGCCACGCCGGTCAGCATATGGTGGAGGCAGTGGCCCATTTCGTGGAACAGCGTCACGACCTGATCGAAGGCGAAGCAGGCGGGCGAACCGGCGGCGGGCGCGGCCACGTTGCACATCAGATAGGCGACGGGCGTGCGTATGGAGCCGTCCGGGCCCGTGGCGCGCGAACGGCCGCTCGCCGCCCAGGCGCCTTCCCGTTTCCCGTCGCGCGCGTACAGATCGAGGTAAAGGTGCGCGACGGTTTCGCCGCGCAGGTCCTCCAGCCGAAACAGGCGAACGTCGTCGTGCCAGACGCTGCCTTCGTCGGGGCGAATCCGGATGTCGAACAGCGTTTCGACGAGGTCGAATAGCCCCCGCAACACGGCGTGCTCGGGGAAGTAGCGGCGGACGTCCTCCGTCGAGACCCCGAAGCACTGCTGGCGCATGCGCTCGGTGGCGAACGCGATGTCCCACGGCTGCACGTCGGCCAGGCCCAGTTCGCCGCGCGCGAACGATTGCAGCGCCTGCCACTCGAGGCTCGCCTTCGGACTCACTCGCCGATGAAGATTCTCGAGAAACGCGCATGCGCGCTCAGGGGTGCGCGCCATCTTCCGTTCGAGCGACATCTGCGCGAAATCGCGATAGCCGAGCAGCCCGGCTTCCTCGTGCCGCAGCTTCAGCATTTCCGCCATGACGGGCGCGTTGTCCCATTGCGCGGCGCCGTTCGCGTATGTCGCGCCGAGCTCCGACGCCCGCGTCGAGC
The nucleotide sequence above comes from Burkholderia thailandensis E264. Encoded proteins:
- a CDS encoding acyl-homoserine-lactone synthase, translated to MIDTTVISAAQLDSTVKAALGNYRRAIFIEKLGWPLPLVDGLEIDQFDRPDTIYVVGKTESGDICGCARLLPTTKPYLLGEVFADLMGDAPPPCCADVWEISRFSSSILSGGPDALQRAHRNTRILLAQIVHFAQAAGVKRLITVSPLAVERLLNRLKVHIHRAGPPRLIDGKPVFACWIEVDDITLDALGVEPAASPAGAPLRHS
- a CDS encoding DUF4902 domain-containing protein, translating into MSLAPTFAAADDQILSEIWDLGICALRAGYCEWSDAHWPAPTSLGWSWFVDVEKTLRIVPDSLASNLMIISAEGYDLGPENTRRFLLDWIAKFDWRGLLAPLIQD
- a CDS encoding cation:proton antiporter; this translates as MVMWLLQLALIIAVCACFGWLAQRVGQSKVVGELAAGIALGPAALGAIDSNFYATVFGPGASTGMAQLGEVGVIALMFQIGLHMNLGGASTLRSLRTMPPAVVVAGIGMLLPMAGGIAIGYLSHGALAPRIAALPYVLFCGVALSVSALPVMARIVMDMELVDAPPSLLALSAAMLTDLAGWIMLAFVSAIAVAGADASGPSHIVAGIAVFLLLAKLVARFVVSPLAADAAKRASPAKLMSVVVPYVLVCAWATTAIGVHSAFGALLAAVMLRGVPGLQAQWERQMEGFVNAVLLPVFFVYSGLRVTFDSFDGASPWLWFVPFLCVAFVGKFGGAYLGARICGMNRGDAALVGSLMNTRGLVELVVLSAGLQIHALSQSAYAVLLLVALTTTAMTTPFVRLWRRAVLRPA
- a CDS encoding alpha/beta fold hydrolase, producing MNRRSIIADDGRELNAFVYGANPDAPAVVVVLPFGARHAMLSRFYDALQSRFTVVTWESRFVLDVDRDDDDAGIAAQTHARDLASVIRATTGRGRNVPVDVVAYCSGAGVALLAAHHHPDAISRIVLVSGEYLLPAAVAAPTDIQRQMDIFLSLAARSRAIAGSIQEKIAAAQERGQTEFQAHLSEPFSSDLHLHRYGINYLSYRDVDMIEVAKQVSHPVLSIVSTEDMHVGPAGSLEISRLLRRCVRNVSVAGDHYEICRGNADIVKSVVEFLDADEPTLRETP
- the bpsR2 gene encoding N-acyl-homoserine lactone dependent regulator BpsR2 encodes the protein MHDFLQFWLNEFSRSENPQHVNSVLTRAAATLGYEYAAYGMRRPFPISNPQILMVSNYPDRWQERYIEARFANVDSAVKAALGSDRPVTWSASTNASKSAFWAEALSFGIAHGWSSASRGADGTIGVLSLSRRQDAIDTAEKFRNESIVHWLANVAHASMAPFLPAADEFDPDLTRRETDVLKWTADGKTAYEIALILSISESTVNFHVKNIVSKLGSTNKIQAVAKAALMGML
- a CDS encoding M3 family metallopeptidase — its product is MAPTTLVNPLLDRSQLPRFESIRDFHVSQAVDALLIDLDNAILRASAKNSPPNWVNVIEPISLALESLEYAWGTVTHLVSVCDSAPLRAAYGSCAGRVSAALSRFRQNAALLDRYRAVAESDGFCALAPERRTVVRNLIRDARLAGSELPPGPRARLNVLRERIAQLATAYQDNIADATRAFARIVTDDAELDGIPDYARAAARAAAARRAAEGFEFTLDFASYQQVMQFSTCRALREEMYRARSTRASELGATYANGAAQWDNAPVMAEMLKLRHEEAGLLGYRDFAQMSLERKMARTPERACAFLENLHRRVSPKASLEWQALQSFARGELGLADVQPWDIAFATERMRQQCFGVSTEDVRRYFPEHAVLRGLFDLVETLFDIRIRPDEGSVWHDDVRLFRLEDLRGETVAHLYLDLYARDGKREGAWAASGRSRATGPDGSIRTPVAYLMCNVAAPAAGSPACFAFDQVVTLFHEMGHCLHHMLTGVAESAISGTNGVEWDAIEFPSQFMENFCWDPHVVSTLSAHVETGEPLPNTLFERMLAARHFNQGIEMAHQIALSMLDIALHSRQEIDSINSMQNTIHEIYQKYELTPLDRQARSANTFSHIFSGGYAAAYYSYQWAQVLAADAYAAVEEASVERAEVGKREAGERYRTEVLEPGGSRPALESFIAFRGRAPSLDALLRHCRIDR